CCAGCTCGGCAGAGGCTCAGACGCTGCCATCAGCAGACCGGTTCAAGGCGGTGATCGGACACCTGAAGCCGCGTCGTATTGCGCGCGGTTTGCCGGACGTCATGTCGACCCCAGATGGGGACAGACTTGCGCAGGTGACGCAGAGCAAGAGCAAGCTGGAGATCACGATCGACAGGAAGGCGACGCCTGAATTTGCCGCCTTTGTACTCGAACATTTGCCGGCGCTTTATCAAGAGCATCGTGCAAAGCATCAACAGAAACAGGGAGACTAATCCGCAAAAGAAAAGAGCCCCCTCAACGTTGCCGTCGTGGAAGCCCTTCTGTATCTTTAGCACGAACAGAATCGCATTTCCTCGAATCTTCGTCAAGAGTCTTTGGCACCGTTTTGGTGAGTGGATTTCTTTTGCCTGCAGAAAGGTGAAAGACGATGCAGACGGGAAGTGTAACGACGCCATTCGGGCGGCGGCCGATGACGCTTGCGCTCGTGCGGCGCCAGGCGGCCTTGGCGGAAATAAAGCAAGGCAAGACAGCGGACAAGTGGAAGGTCTTCAGAGATGCCTCCACGGCCATGGAACTGCTGGGAATTCAGTCCAATAGCCTCGCGGTTCTTGACGCACTGTTGAGTTTCTATCCCGAGAATGAGTTGCGCCAGGACGCGCAACTGATCGTCTTCCCCTCAAATGCTCAGCTTTCACTTCGCGCGCATGCAATGGCGGGCGCGACTTTACGCAGACACATCGCCATCCTGGTGGAGGCGGGTCTCGTCGTTCGGAAGGATAGCGCCAATGGCAAGCGCTACGCCCGTAAGAACGGTGGTGGCGAGATCGAGAGCGCCTTCGGCTTCGACTTGTCGCCGCTCCTTGCTCGGGCGGAAGAGTTGGCCGTGCTGGCGCAGCAAGTGACCGCCGATAGAGCGGCATTGAGGCGAGCCAAGGAAAGCCTGACCATTTGCCGACGCGATGTCCGTAAGCTCATCACTGCAGCAATGGAAGAGGGCGCCGATGGAGATTGGCAATCGGTCGAGGACGTCTACGTGGCGCTTGTAGGACGGATTCCGCGGGTTCCCACGCTCGCAGGCACCACGGCTATCCTCGATGAGATGCAGATGCTTCGGGAGGAAGTCCTCAATCGCTTGGGAATGCTCGAAGATTCTCAAAATAATAGCACCAATGATGCTCATAACGAGCAGCACATACAGAATTCAAAACCCGAATCCCACACTGAATCTGAACCTAGCTCTAGAACCGAGCAGGGGGCAAAGCCGAGTTCGAGCCACCAGCCGAGGAATGAACAGCGAGGGGCGTTTCCGTTGGGGTTAGTGCTCAAGGCTTGCCCGACGATCGTGGACTACGCGCCGGGCGGCGTGGGAAGCTGGCGAGATCTGATGTCCGCCGCGGTTGTAGTTCGATCTATGCTTGGGGTAAGCCCCTCCGCCTATCAGGATGCGTGCGAGGCGCTGGGGCCGGAGAATGCTGCGGTGGCGGTTGCGTGCATCCTTGAGAGGGCGAATTTCATCAACTCGGCCGGAGGTTATCTGCGTGATCTGACGCGGCGCAGTGAGCGTGGGGAATTCTCGCTTGGACCGATGATAATGGCATTGCTCAGAGCCAACGGGCAGGGGAATTTGAAAGCTGGATAG
This genomic stretch from Rhizobium gallicum bv. gallicum R602sp harbors:
- the repC gene encoding plasmid replication protein RepC, which gives rise to MQTGSVTTPFGRRPMTLALVRRQAALAEIKQGKTADKWKVFRDASTAMELLGIQSNSLAVLDALLSFYPENELRQDAQLIVFPSNAQLSLRAHAMAGATLRRHIAILVEAGLVVRKDSANGKRYARKNGGGEIESAFGFDLSPLLARAEELAVLAQQVTADRAALRRAKESLTICRRDVRKLITAAMEEGADGDWQSVEDVYVALVGRIPRVPTLAGTTAILDEMQMLREEVLNRLGMLEDSQNNSTNDAHNEQHIQNSKPESHTESEPSSRTEQGAKPSSSHQPRNEQRGAFPLGLVLKACPTIVDYAPGGVGSWRDLMSAAVVVRSMLGVSPSAYQDACEALGPENAAVAVACILERANFINSAGGYLRDLTRRSERGEFSLGPMIMALLRANGQGNLKAG